From Pseudomonas arsenicoxydans:
CTATACGCCAATTCACGTCGACGAAGTGATCGGTAGAGAACGGCCATTGGAATATTCTCCCAGCCATGAGACAAAAGCCGGGAACCCTGCAAAACTCCACACACTCAAGGAGAGTTACACCTCATGGACGAAGCCATTACTTACCGAACCGCAACGGTAGAAGACGCATTGAGCATGTGCGAGCTGGGGCAATTGCTTAACGCCGTGCACCACGCCGCCCGCCCCGATATTTACGCGGCAGCCACCGAAGACTTCTCTCGCGACCTTCCTCACTGGTCGGGTCTTTTCGAGAAGCCGGGCCAGGTTGTATTCATTGCGAATGTCGGTCATCAGGCCGCAGCCTTCATTACTGCGAGCCTGTCGGCAAGCTCCGGTCCGCTGATGCAACCGCTGAATGTTGTTCGCATCGGATCGGTATGTGTTGCCGAGCAATTTTGGGGAAAGGGTATTGGACGAAACCTCATTCAACTCGTTAAAAACTGGGCCATCGAACATGACGCTCAGGACTTGAGGTTGTCTGTCTGGCCGTTCAATACACGTGCTGCTCGCATGTACACAGAGTTCGGGTTTGAGACGCGTGCGTTCGAGATGGGAATGAAGGTGGGTAAAGCGCTTGAGTGAACGGCGGGGTTGTTCACTGGGCTGTGAAGACAACTTTTTCAGGAGAAAATGATGCGAAGGATT
This genomic window contains:
- a CDS encoding GNAT family N-acetyltransferase; translation: MDEAITYRTATVEDALSMCELGQLLNAVHHAARPDIYAAATEDFSRDLPHWSGLFEKPGQVVFIANVGHQAAAFITASLSASSGPLMQPLNVVRIGSVCVAEQFWGKGIGRNLIQLVKNWAIEHDAQDLRLSVWPFNTRAARMYTEFGFETRAFEMGMKVGKALE